TCACTTGAAGTACTTCTCGTCTGCATCGTCGGAGCTTTCACACTCGTACGCACACTTATAACGGCCCATTTAGAACAAAACTTTACTACACAAACGTGtaaattgttattgtttttgtagcaCATGCATCAAGCTTGCTAACGTAGTGTTGACATTATCCGCTTTTCAAAACAAGACTATAAGGTTTGGGACTCAACTAACCATAGTCAATCGTGATAATTACATATGGAATTGTAATCATTATATCGTATGATATTGTCAAGCTGATTGACAGGTGGTAACATCAGTCAGAATATCGTAGTTTTAAAGAGAATTACCTATTTCTGCTTTAGAtcgatgacttttttttttttttaacttgacagGTTTCGCTGGCGGAAATCTTTTTCTTCGTTGGTTTATTTAAAGGTGTTTCAGATTCATATCGCGCCCTTTGGGTCAAAACTAGAAGGCCAGCCTGTTAAGTAGAAGGCCAGCCTGTCAAATTCATTTGGATTTTACGTGATAAAATTCCGAGCGTACTTTGTTCTTTCGTGGGAACCTAACATTCATAAGAACATTTATGACGAcacattcaatttaaaaaaagtcaatttaatttGCTAATTGACAAGTTTGCATATTGACCTTTTGTTTTAGCACAAACTAAATGTAGCGTCTTCAGGTTCTTAGGCTCAAATTGAGCCACAGTGTCATGCGTTACGTAATTATCTAATCAGTCCTATAATcctaaatttgtcattttaaatattCTAAAAAAGGATTTACACCTGCCTTGATAATCTTATAGATTCACTATGTTTTCCCCCACATTATGGTTTatgtactccagtttcctcccacatccctaaaacaggcacagtaggttgattgaattcTAATTTGCccttaggtgtaaatgtgaggcaaatggttgtttgtttatatgtgcccttcgattggctggtaaccagtgcAGTGATGGATGGCTTATTTTCTACTTTTTTGGTTTTTATATTTGTACTTGAAGAGTCAAAAGTCCCCCTTAGAATCAAAGATAGAATAGCAGCCTGTAAAGATATTTTTTGTGGGgaacaagaaaacattttctacaaCGATTTTATGGTGGCTTTCACACAAATAgtatttttagaaaaaagttttattatttaaaaaaaagaaacatatcGATCAATATTCAAATCAATCATCTGAGATTTACTTCATTTGTCTGACAAGTTGTGACATCTGTGGGTGTTTTCATTCGACTTTTGACTTCCACTCGAGCCTCCACTCGTCCCAGTCCAGAAGTGTTCTCGTCACATCCCACCCGGCGGCTTCCACACCTGACAATCAAACCTGTCACCTTATCAAATAGACCCTGAAAAGCGGCTGCTGCTCACTCCCACGGTGGCTCACCTTTGTGAAATCGATCAAACTCGGCATCCATCAACTTGTGACTCTTGTGCACCATTTCCCAGAAACCATGATGTTGTTTTGATGGACTCAACATATCGCGGAGCCAAATGGCTTGACACATCGCTCTGATTTCATCTCGCTTGCGTGCATGTgctgccaaacacacacatatgcagccTGGAAGAGAAAAAGAATGAAATGCGAATTTAATACACACTGAAGCGTgcggtttttattttttaaagtaaatgtttTGTACCGTTTGTGACACCCAGTAGGAAGGGTGCGTCCTTTCTTATCAAAGCAGAATGCAACTCTTCTGGGCTATGGAAAATATGATGTGAAATTGTGAGAaattcacacaaacatttaaagCGGAACTTTTTAAGTCCAACGGCCcaaaagtggtaaaaaaaaaaataatatatattcctcaaaagtcaaacaaatttACCTTTGGACAACTTCCTGAAGCCTCACGCCGAGTTTGATTGGTAACATTTTCCAAAATTCTGgaccaaaaaatacatatacaaatgaACACGCACACAACATAAGAAACTGTAAAGCCACTAATCTTCAAATTCTTCTTTTACCCAAAAAGACAGGTTCCTCTCGATTGGCTTCCAGAGGCGTCAGGAGATGTCCGTCTCGCAGGAAGCGGCGCAGCACGATTACGAGCCGCGCCTCGTTCAACGTTTGCATGACCACCGAACGCACCGCCTTGTAGTTGGCGAAAAGGTGGAGGGCGGTGAAGAGGAAGGACAGGCTGATGGTCAATCTGGCGGATGGGGGAAAAGACATCAACAAATAAATATCTGGATAAGGTTTATCACTGGCCACTTCGAACTTACGCCGGACTGTCCGTGACGAGCGGAATGAGGATCAAACTAACCAGGAGTCCAGCCAGATTCACCAAAGTCTCCTGGAATTATATTTTGTTCAAGAAAATCCAGTAAATCACTAGTAGTAGCAGCAatggtttgttttctttttagagaAGTGCAATAAGTTATTGTCCTTTTTTGAAAAGTGTCACCCAAGCTTTTTATCTCTTTTAGGAAAGAGCATGTTAACAGCTTGTCATATTCTTAGGAAAGTACAAAATCAATAGTTGGTCTTTTCTTTAGGCAAGAGCAACAatgctttgttttcttttgaggaaagtgcaacatgaatatttgtcttcttttcaggAACATGTCACCTCagctagccagaggctgagctgcactgtgttagTATACAGAGAACAAGGCAATTACACTTCCTGCCCCATACCTGACATGTTTCATGTTGGAACTCAGTACTGTACCATTACACCTTAATGAGAAATAATAATGACTTTTCAAAGTACCTGACTGCCGTCTTTGGCGGAGATGTCAGCCATGTTGTCTCGGCGAGCTTGATGGACGGTCAGAGCAGCTCTTGTGGCTCCGCCCGCCACACCCACCACAGACTGCAGAGGACACATTTAGACCattagcaaaaaaacagcaagaatTATATTATTACTAAATTGTATAATACAGCAGTTTTTTCTTCAGGGGCGGCGCCGGCAGccaaagataaataaatattttacaccCACAATTCTATCTTTAGTCATGTTAAAATGGTGGCGCTGGCCATTTTATGTTCTCAAGTTCTATTCCGTTCACCTTGAATATCCCCGACGTGCACACAATCAAGGTGAACCAAGCGGGAAAGAACTGGGCCAGTATTTCCATGAACATGGCGATGTCATTGAGAATGTCTGCAAAAAGCCTTGATAGACATCCCCACAGGATTAGTCTGAGAAATCATAATTAGACATTTTAGTACTGAACATACCTCCATTTTTTGGCCTCAGAGTCCAACTTGTTCCTGAGACACAGACACAGGATTAACAACAACTTTACACTAAATGGACAAATGTACTTGAACGTGCCTCTTAATCAGTCAATGAGATGTTGGAGTATAGTCCGTGGTTGTGTATTCTTCATCTTATTGAGACATTTTGAACaatttcttcctttttctgttCCTAGTGCACACAGCAAGATCCATAAAGGGCATGCTTGGATAAGTATGGTGAGgaaaaacacctttgggatgtcCAAGAATTCAGATGGCCCTTggaatgtcataaaaaaaaacaccagaagtGTAACATGTACAAAAGGCAGTGGCaggaagtaaaagtacaaatacttcggtattgcactttgaattgaatttttattttggacagCATTATTATCGTCCGCAAAATGTCatcgtgtatttatttttttctcggTTGTGCCAGTTTTATCAAAACTGTTATTGTACAGTGCATCCCGAAAGTATTCCCAACGCTTGACTTTTCCCCCCACTTTTGgttatgttacagcctcattccaaaatggaatcaatacatttttctcctcaaaattctacacactacaccccataatgacaacattaaaaacaactttggggatttttttgtaaatttattaAAGGTAAAAAACTAATCACATGTAAATAAGTATTCCCAGCCTCTGCCACAAAGCTCAAACTTGAGTTTGGGTGCATCATGTTTCCACAGAACATCCTTGAAAGATTCCTACAGCTTAATTGGAATCCACCTGTGGTCAATTCAGTTGATTGGTcatgatttggaaaggcacacGTGTCTATATAAGGTCCCGCAGGTGACGGTGCATTTTAGAGCACTAACcaagcatgaagtcaaaggaattgtCGGTAGACCTCTGAGAGAGGCTTGTATtgaggcacaaatctggggaagggtTAAGAAACATTACTGCTGCATTGAAGGTTCCtatgagcacagtggcctccatcatcTGTAAAAGGAAGAAGTTCCAAACCACCAGGACTCTACCTAGGGCTGGCTGTCCGTTTGCCAAAACTCACCTGAAGGACTCTCAGAACATGAGAAAGAAAACTGACTGAACTCTTTGCGTGAATGCCAGGtgtcatgtttggaggaaaGCAGGCACCGCTCATCACCTGACCACTAACCatccctacagtgaagcatggtggtggcagcatcatgctgtggggatgtttttcagcggTAGGAACTGGGAGACTTGTCAGACTTGAGGGAAAGCTGAATGCAGCAATGTACAGATTCATCCTGGGTGAAAACCTGCTCCACAGTGGTCAGGACCTCAGACGGAGGCGAAGGTTTACTTTCCAACAGGACAACGtccctaagcacacagccaagacaaCGAAGGTGTGGCTTTAGGATAACTGtaaatgtccttgagtggcccagccacaGCCAAGACTTGAACCTGACCGACCATCTCTgcagagatctgaaaatgggtGTGTACCGACGCTCCCTATCCAACCTGATGGAGCTTGAGAggtgctgcaaagaggaatgggtgAAACTAGCCAACGATTGGTGTGCCAAGCTTGTGGCATCATAGTCaaaaagacttgaggctgtaatTACTGCCAAAGGTGCATCAACAAAGTATTgcgcaaaggctgtgaatacttatgtacatgtgatgtctttgtttttttttaattttttttatttgcaaaaaaaatccccaaaacctTTTGCACagtcattatggggtgttgtttgtagaattttgaggaaataaatgaatttattccattttgggatgaggctaaaatacaaaaagtgaaacgctgtgaatactttccaaaTGGACTGTATATCCTTGACACAAATGACtcaatactttttacttttgttcttaagtacatttcaggtttgttcccccccccccccccacttaagAGGTTGATCAGTACTTCTACGAGTTTCTTTTTAACACGCATCTACCTCTCCTCTACATGCATTACAGACTGtgagtactttttccacctctTGACAGTCGGTGGCCCATGACTTGTCTCCGTGTGTTTACCCTTTCAGCCAGGCGAAGACGATCCTTCCCAACATGCTGGTTCCATCTGAGGAGAAACACATTAACATAGATGGGTTTCAATATACTTGCTGTACAACGAATATGATAATACATTCTATTTACCTCTTAGCAGCCAGGTGACTGTGGCCGCAGCCACTGTGGCTTCCTGGTTTCCCACACCGACACCTCTGAGTGACGCCTGAGTGGCCAGCATTCCCGACAGAGAACTGGAGAAGGCCTGAAGAGAATGATGTTGATCATACTGATGGTTTTAGTAACAATAGTGTTGGGTTACGAACTCAACGGTAGTACCTTGACTAACGTAACGACTACCCCAACGTACGGGTTACCCGAGTTATGACCTGTTGCTTGGTCGATTTTCAGCTTTGTGTTGCAGGCAAAAATTTTACTTACGAATGAGCTTCAGACACTCCGCCACTAGATGACTGCAGCAACCTTCTCAATATTCAACCACCATAAAGTCACATGGTTACCGCACAGTGAAAGTTGTGTTTTGTGCAggtttgtttttgacaaatttctcTCTAACCACAGGCCCTAGACAAAATGGAGTGCTGAGAAGCACCAATGAATGATATCTTATGAATGAAATTATGAAATCATAGAAAAACACGACCAAACTGTGCGTTTAGTCATCTTGCTATAGCAGCATAGTATTTCTATGATATGTACTCTACTGAAGCAGATGGAGTCGCATAAAGGCTATGGCACCAGCCGAGGGAGTTCCACTAAATAAACGCTGCGGAGCTATTTCCATGAAAAGATAAAGCTGCTGAAAGTggcagaaaagaagaaaaaaaacactgaataaGATTATGTTCAGTGAAAGAGAAAACAAGGTTTGTAGTTAAGGAAAAAACtatttctttgcattctattttATTCTGTTACTGTACTCTGCTACTTTATTCTGTATGATTGTATACAGTACAATCCTGTACAGTGTTACTGTTCTTATGTAAAaccactttacaaaaaaaaaaatagtggttAGGGGGCTGGACcggattaatggcattattattc
This Phycodurus eques isolate BA_2022a chromosome 16, UOR_Pequ_1.1, whole genome shotgun sequence DNA region includes the following protein-coding sequences:
- the rusf1 gene encoding RUS1 family protein C16orf58 homolog isoform X1, yielding MEDCGALLATERYGSGESWQYVAKNGAMQRRRDASKAESSVNSLVGVFKNVFLPQGYPESVSGDYLQYQFWDTVQAFSSSLSGMLATQASLRGVGVGNQEATVAAATVTWLLRDGTSMLGRIVFAWLKGNKLDSEAKKWRLFADILNDIAMFMEILAQFFPAWFTLIVCTSGIFKSVVGVAGGATRAALTVHQARRDNMADISAKDGSQETLVNLAGLLVSLILIPLVTDSPALTISLSFLFTALHLFANYKAVRSVVMQTLNEARLVIVLRRFLRDGHLLTPLEANREEPVFLEFWKMLPIKLGVRLQEVVQSPEELHSALIRKDAPFLLGVTNGCICVCLAAHARKRDEIRAMCQAIWLRDMLSPSKQHHGFWEMVHKSHKLMDAEFDRFHKGLIVRCGSRRVGCDENTSGLGRVEARVEVKSRMKTPTDVTTCQTNEIPAVQRATPEEMASQHEVEGLDSFSLLCVV
- the rusf1 gene encoding RUS1 family protein C16orf58 homolog isoform X3; this translates as MLATQASLRGVGVGNQEATVAAATVTWLLRDGTSMLGRIVFAWLKGNKLDSEAKKWRLFADILNDIAMFMEILAQFFPAWFTLIVCTSGIFKSVVGVAGGATRAALTVHQARRDNMADISAKDGSQETLVNLAGLLVSLILIPLVTDSPALTISLSFLFTALHLFANYKAVRSVVMQTLNEARLVIVLRRFLRDGHLLTPLEANREEPVFLEFWKMLPIKLGVRLQEVVQSPEELHSALIRKDAPFLLGVTNGCICVCLAAHARKRDEIRAMCQAIWLRDMLSPSKQHHGFWEMVHKSHKLMDAEFDRFHKGLIVRCGSRRVGCDENTSGLGRVEARVEVKSRMKTPTDVTTCQTNEIPAVQRATPEEMASQHEVEGLDSFSLLCVV
- the rusf1 gene encoding RUS1 family protein C16orf58 homolog isoform X2; the protein is MEDCGALLATERYGSGESWQYVAKNGAMQRRRDASKAESSVNSLVGVFKNVFLPQGYPESVSGDYLQYQFWDTVQAFSSSLSGMLATQASLRGVGVGNQEATVAAATVTWLLRDGTSMLGRIVFAWLKGNKLDSEAKKWRLFADILNDIAMFMEILAQFFPAWFTLIVCTSGIFKSVVGVAGGATRAALTVHQARRDNMADISAKDGSQETLVNLAGLLVSLILIPLVTDSPALTISLSFLFTALHLFANYKAVRSVVMQTLNEARLVIVLRRFLRDGHLLTPLEANREEPVFLEFWKMLPIKLGVRLQEVVQSPEELHSALIRKDAPFLLGVTNGCICVCLAAHARKRDEIRAMCQAIWLRDMLSPSKQHHGFWEMVHKSHKLMDAEFDRFHKGVEAAGWDVTRTLLDWDEWRLEWKSKVE